One Turneriella parva DSM 21527 genomic region harbors:
- the rplO gene encoding 50S ribosomal protein L15, which produces MNELKPNAGANKRRKIVGRGTSSGHGKTSGRGGKGQTARNGGNIPARFEGGQWPLYRRIPKRGFQNAFRKELTPVNLVNLSRTIANGKLAEADINLETLKKAGLVPKTTVAWKLLAKSDGKQLSLAGKSIKVNAVSEAAKKMAEGAGAKIEVIVEKSKVLVKPAKK; this is translated from the coding sequence ATGAACGAACTAAAACCGAACGCAGGCGCGAACAAGCGCCGTAAAATTGTCGGTCGTGGTACGAGTAGCGGCCACGGCAAGACATCGGGTCGTGGTGGTAAAGGCCAGACTGCGCGTAATGGCGGCAATATTCCTGCGCGCTTTGAAGGTGGCCAGTGGCCACTCTATCGCCGCATTCCGAAGCGTGGCTTTCAGAATGCATTCCGCAAAGAGCTGACGCCGGTAAACCTCGTGAACCTGTCGCGCACCATTGCGAACGGGAAACTTGCCGAAGCCGATATAAACCTCGAAACTCTCAAGAAGGCTGGCCTGGTGCCCAAGACAACGGTGGCCTGGAAGCTGCTCGCAAAGTCAGATGGCAAACAGCTTAGCCTCGCGGGCAAGAGCATCAAGGTGAACGCAGTCAGCGAAGCGGCCAAGAAAATGGCTGAAGGCGCCGGCGCAAAAATCGAAGTGATTGTAGAAAAGTCAAAAGTTCTCGTGAAACCTGCGAAAAAATAA